In Pontiella desulfatans, one DNA window encodes the following:
- a CDS encoding EF-hand domain-containing protein, giving the protein MKSKTWQTAGLAMALMGAASIAQAQGPGGRGGSREEMIKKYDKDGDGQLNEEERNTMREEMQQQGGGKQGEGQQRGGERLSAADLIAKFDADADGKLDATEVEAMMKEQQSRMQSQQGRRGGPNTQGGQRSGPQGGASREEMLKKYDKDGDGQLSEEERAEMRKDMQSRRGGN; this is encoded by the coding sequence ATGAAATCGAAAACATGGCAAACGGCAGGACTCGCAATGGCTCTCATGGGCGCGGCATCCATCGCCCAGGCCCAGGGCCCCGGCGGCCGGGGCGGCAGCCGCGAGGAAATGATCAAGAAATACGATAAGGACGGCGATGGCCAGCTCAACGAAGAAGAGCGCAACACCATGCGTGAAGAGATGCAGCAGCAGGGCGGCGGGAAGCAGGGCGAAGGGCAGCAGCGCGGCGGCGAACGCCTGAGCGCCGCCGATCTCATTGCGAAATTCGACGCGGATGCCGACGGCAAGCTCGATGCCACCGAAGTCGAAGCCATGATGAAGGAACAGCAGAGCCGCATGCAGAGCCAGCAGGGCCGGCGCGGCGGACCCAACACCCAGGGTGGGCAGCGCAGCGGCCCGCAGGGCGGCGCCAGCCGTGAGGAAATGCTTAAGAAATACGACAAGGACGGCGACGGCCAGCTCAGCGAAGAAGAACGCGCCGAGATGCGCAAGGATATGCAGAGCCGGCGCGGCGGCAACTAG